In Spinacia oleracea cultivar Varoflay chromosome 5, BTI_SOV_V1, whole genome shotgun sequence, a single window of DNA contains:
- the LOC110786966 gene encoding uncharacterized protein has translation MNTPRRDKVKVPTIEPFDGTTDPEEHIVAYASQINVQIGCGATWYFPTTLKGLSLILFNKHVPNGSIGSYNELEKLFISQFAAGRRHQKTSVNLMAIRQGETETLRNHIKRFNDEFLKIHNLKDETKFVALLASLQPDDFKFELIKSGVSNLEERMEKAQMHIYATDVCKIKWGGERGARQKYKPNWVETSKHDKKKKDNGSNEQAHPIPKKSATVEDHGEDPRYNRNRREIYLDLKGKYIIPKTPAILTPEAKRDKSLWCEFHHECGHTMKNCRELKRAWIT, from the coding sequence atgaACACTCCCCGCCGAGACAAAGTGAAGGTACCTACCATAGAGCCTTTTGATGGGACTACTGATCCAGAAGAACACATTGTTGCCTATGCATCCCAAATTAACGTCCAGATTGGATGTGGGGCTACTTGGTACTTCCCCACCACCTTGAAGGGGCTCTCCCTTATCTTGTTCAACAAGCATGTGCCAAATGGGAGTATCGGGAGCTACAACGAGCTCGAGAAACTGTTCATCAGCCAATTCGCTGCAGGCCGAAGACATCAAAAGACCAGTGTCAACTTGATGGCTATCAGACAAGGGGAAACCGAGACCCTTCGCAATCACATCAAAAGATTCAATGACGAGTTCCTAAAGATACATAATCTCAAGGATGAAACCAAGTTTGTAGCCCTCTTGGCGAGTCTACAACCAGATGACTTCAAGTTTGAATTGATCAAGTCTGGGGTGTCCAACCTCGAAGAACGAATGGAGAAGGCTCAGATGCACATTTATGCTACAGATGTTTGTAAAATCAAATGGGGAGGTGAGCGTGGTGCGAGGCAAAAATATAAACCCAACTGGGTAGAAACGTCGAAGCATGACAAAAAGAAGAAAGATAATGGCAGCAATGAACAAGCTCACCCTATCCCCAAGAAGTCAGCTACCGTTGAAGACCATGGAGAAGATCCGAGGTACAACCGCAACAGGCGGGAAATTTACCTCGATCTCAAAGGAAAATACATCATCCCTAAGACACCTGCAATCCTTACGCCCGAGGCAAAGAGAGACAAGTCACTTTGGTGTGAGTTCCACCATGAGTGCGGGCACACTATGAAGAACTGCCGGGAGTTGAAGAGGGCGTGGATCACTTAG